In Euphorbia lathyris chromosome 9, ddEupLath1.1, whole genome shotgun sequence, the following are encoded in one genomic region:
- the LOC136207283 gene encoding protein VASCULATURE COMPLEXITY AND CONNECTIVITY, whose protein sequence is MERKGLFICCAVGLLGLLSAATGFSAEATRIKGSEVEFTSATQCTYPRSPAMALGLTSALALMIAQVIINVATGCICCKTSGSPSNSNWTIALVCFVVSWFTFVIAFLLLLTGAALNDQHGEESMYFGNYYCYVVKPGVFGGGAVLALASVTLGILYYLTLNSSKSVNNTTTSSGIAMGHPQVTSQDPVFVHQDTYIRRQFT, encoded by the exons ATGGAAAGAAAGGGGTTGTTCATATGCTGTGCTGTGGGTTTGTTGGGTCTATTGTCAGCTGCTACAGGTTTTAGTGCGGAGGCCACTAGGATTAag GGTTCTGAAGTAGAGTTCACATCTGCTACTCAATGTACATATCCTCGGAGTCCTGCAATGGCTCTTGGATTAACTTCAGCTCTAGCCCTGATGATAGCTCAAGTAATTATCAATGTTGCAACAGGATGTATTTGTTGTAAGACAAGTGGTAGTCCCTCCAACTCTAATTGGACTATAGCATTAGTCTGCTTTGTTGTTTCCTG GTTCACATTTGTGATAGCTTTTCTTCTGTTGCTAACTGGTGCTGCACTGAACGATCAACACGGTGAAGAGAGCATGTACTTTGGCAATTACTACTGCTATGTGGTAAAACCAGGAGTGTTTGGTGGTGGTGCTGTGTTGGCCCTTGCGAGTGTCACCCTTGGAATTCTCTATTATCTCACCTTAAACTCATCAAAGAGTGTGAATAATACTACTACTTCAAGTGGCATTGCTATGGGACATCCTCAGGTCACCTCTCAAGATCCTGTTTTTGTACACCAAGATACTTATATAAGACGCCAATTCACTTGA